The genomic DNA CGGCATAGTCAGAGTCGCCACTGGCCAATTCGTTCCACACGATAACCATTGCAATACATCGGGCCAGACCGATAAGGATGAGCCCTGTCATATATTCCGGATAGCCCCGGAGAAAGATGACCGCCAGCAAAAACATCAATATTGGCCCGATCACCCAGTTCTGGATCAGAGACAAGCCGAGGACCTTTCGATTCCGAAACACCTCTCCAAGCCGTTCATACTGAACTTTGGCAAGCGGAGGATACATCATCAGAATCAATCCCAATGCGATTGGGATGTTGGTGGCGCCTCTTTGAAACCGCCCAATCAAAGACGTGGCGACCGGAAGAAAATGCCCAAGGCCAACGCCCAGAATCATGGCCAGAAAAATCCACAAGGTAAGATAGCGGTCAAGAAATCTGAGGCGCCGGCGATTCACTGGCGTGCACTGGCCGGAACTGGCAGAGCAGATTACTTCTGCGCTCATATGACTTTTATCTCCTCAAGTTTGTTTGCCTTGCAGAACGCGGGGAAACCAAACCAGCCTTTAATTCACTTATGCTGCAAGCGCCCGCTTTTACTGCCTTAGCGAGTTGTTTCCTGTCGGCCACAAACACTTTTTCAGTCAATGCACTTTTGAGATAGGAAATAAGAGCGATATGCTTCGAGTTGTTCTGCTCCAAAAGCCGATAATAAATCCGAAAGCCTTCGCGCCGGTCGTGTACCAGACCTGAGCGTTTCAAATAGGTCAGGTGCCGGGAAACATTGGATTGCGCTGTGCCAATTACATATTGAATGTCGCACCCGCAGAGTTCGCCACGCAAAAGCAGATTAACGATGCGCAACCGGGTGATATCGGCCAAGCCCTTAAAATAACCTTCCACACCCTTCATTTCGCGACACCCCCAGGATTTTACCCATTTATCTTTTCGTGTAAGATTCCTGCGTCTTCAGTCTATGCATGTAGGTGCATAAATGCATAGTAACATTTAAGCGGAGGGTGCGCGAGTGAAAGATAATTTCAACGTTCTATTTCTGTGTACAGGCAACTCCGCCAGATCGATCATGGCTGAGGCAATCATGAACCAGAAGGGGCGACCAAACTTCGTCGCCTACAGCGCCGGCAGTCACCCAAAAGGTTCCGTCCATCCGGGCGCATTGAGGCAACTGGAGAAAGCACATTTGCCCACTCATGGATACCGGAGCAAAAGTTGGGAAGAGTTTTCCAGACCCGGCGCGCCGCACCTGGACTTTGTATTTACCGTCTGCGACAACGCCGCCGCTGAAGTGTGTCCTGTCTGGCCGGGTCAGCCGATGACAGCCCATTGGGGCATTCCGGACCCGGCCGCAGCGCAAGGCAGCGAGGAAGAGATACAGTGGGCATTTCACAGCGCTTTTTTAACGCTGGACCGCCGAATCAGTCTTTTTCTCTGTCTTCCCCTGAAAAGTCTCAACAAGCTCACAATCCAGAGAGAGATCGACAAAATTGGCGGCACAACGGAGCGATGAACCATCAGAACAAACGCCGGTGCCCGGCGCTGTACTCCCGGAAAGTTGCAAAGAATTTTGGCCAATCAGTGTTTCTCGCAGCACGCGAAATTGAACATGGCCGGTTTCGTGCTTTCTTTGTGGGTAAGTTTTGGCCTAAGATGCAAAGTGGTCGGACTTCACCCAAAAACAAAGAATTGAGTTTCACTGCGGAGAAATAAAAGCAGTCCAGGCAAAACCCAACGCCTACCAGGGAGACCAGAGACACGGAGGAACGGGGAGGAAAACCGGTGATTGCTCTGAAACCCACGCCAAACTGGAATGACCGGGGATGCGGTGGGATCCCCAGGGAGGGGGGAGGCATAAAGATCGGGTGATCCGGTGATCGGGGAATCTGGTGATCGGAAGAGCAAAAAGCTTACTGCGGCTCAAACGGACAAGCGCGGATAGGGGAGGCAAGAGAACTAGACCTTGGGCAGCAGGAAGAAGAAGGTCGTGCCGTGTCCGACGGTGCTTTCCACCCGGACGGAGCCGCCGTGATTGAGAACAATATGTTTAACGATCGCCAGACCAAGACCAGTGCCGCCGCTTTCGCGGGACCGCGCTTTATCGACGCGATAAAAGCGCTCAAAGATGCGCGGCAAATGTTCAGAGGCGATGCCGGGGCCGAAGTCGCGAACAAAGAACTCAATGCCGCTTTCGCGCTCGTGTGCCCCAACCACAATCTTCCTTCCGCTCTGGGCGTAGCGCAGGGCATTGCTTATGAGGTTGCCGAAGACCTGATGAACAGCGTAATTATCGGCCAGCACGGACCAATCCGGGATGTCTTCAATCACGAGCTCAACCTGGGCCGCGCGGGCATCTTCCTGCATGGAAGAAGCCGCTTCAGCAAGCAAAATGCGCGCGGAGTGTGGACGCAAATCAAGTTTTTCCTCGCCAGATTCAACGCGAGCCAGCACCAGAAGGTCTTCCGTCAGGCGGCCCATGCGCTCCGCATTGCGGCGAATGACCTGAAGAAAATCGCGAGCGCTGTCATTAAGCAGGCCGTCAGATTCAAGAAGCGTTTCAGAATATCCGCGAATGGAAGTGAGCGGCGTGCGCAGCTCATGAGAGACGTTGGCGATGAAATCTCGCCGCGTTTTTTCCACGCGCTCAATCTCAGAGATGTCATGCAGCACGGAGACAACGCCTCCATCGGGCAACGGTTCCGCGGTCACGGAAAATGATTTGCGTCCGGAAAGGGAAGTGGCAATGGTGCTCTCACGGCGCTTTGATTTCAGGACTTCATTAATTGTGGCGAGAAAGTCAGGATGACGCAGCAATTCGACTACGGGAACACCGATGCGGACCGGCTGGTGCAGTATGCCGGCAATGGCGTGGTTGGCCCATCGCACTTTCATGTCGGGAGAAACGGCGATCACGCCGTCCGTCATGCTATTGAGAAGCGCTTCAAGCTCGGAGCGGCTCTCACGCACGGCGGCAAAGTTTTCTTCCAGTCGCCGCGCGGTGCGGTCAAGGGCCATAGCTACCTGGCCTATTTCGTCAGCGCTGGTTACAGCAATGCGCGCGGAAAGATCTCCGGCAGCAACCTGCCCGGCAAAACGCACAATGCGACGCAGCCGGCGGGAAATCACTTCTGCAATGACTGCAGCCAGTACAAGCGCCAGCAGCAATGCAAGCGCGGTGGCGCGCAGAAGGTTGGTGCGGATCGAAGCGATTTGCCGCTGCAAGCTGGAAAGTGGATAAGCGAGGCGAACTATCTTGTCACCGCTGGGAACGGCCAGGTAAAGGAATTCAATGCCAACTGTATGACTGACGCGAGACGAACTGCCGATTTTTCCCGCAAGAGCGGCCACCACTTCAGGCCGGCCGGCATGGTTTTCCATGGTTTGGGAATCGGCCACAGAGTCGGCAAACACCACGCCATTGCGGGCAATGATGGTGACCCGCGTTTCCGTGATGCGCGCTTCTTCATCGGCCATCTGCTGCAGCGAATGCTGGTGGTCATTCTGAACACGCAACGCAAAGCCCTGGGCGTTCTGGACAAGGAGTTTCTCAATGTCATTGTGTACTGCATTTTCCCAGGTGTGCCGGATGCTGATGTCCAGTGTGAGCGTTGCGGCGGCAATCACCGCGACAAACGCACCCATGGCTTTCAGAAAAATGCGGTTTCTCATTTGGGCGCCTCAAACTTATATCCCGCGCCACGGACAGTCTTGAGATACCTGGGATCTTCCGGGTCTTGCTCGATTTTTTCGCGCAGCCGCCGGATATATACATCAACGGACCGCGGCGTTACAAAGGATAGATCGCGCCACACGGCATCAAGCACCTGATCACGAGAATAGACGCGGCCCGGATGCGAGGCGAGGAAATGCAGCAGACGAAATTCAGTGGCCGTAACGTCCGTGGGCTTGCCGCGCACCATGAGCGTCATGGAGTCACTATGCAGTTCAAAGTCGGGAGTGGTAATGCTTGTGGTCAAGGGCTGCTCAAAACGCCGCAGAACCGC from Terriglobia bacterium includes the following:
- a CDS encoding metalloregulator ArsR/SmtB family transcription factor, translated to MKGVEGYFKGLADITRLRIVNLLLRGELCGCDIQYVIGTAQSNVSRHLTYLKRSGLVHDRREGFRIYYRLLEQNNSKHIALISYLKSALTEKVFVADRKQLAKAVKAGACSISELKAGLVSPRSARQTNLRR
- a CDS encoding arsenate reductase ArsC, yielding MKDNFNVLFLCTGNSARSIMAEAIMNQKGRPNFVAYSAGSHPKGSVHPGALRQLEKAHLPTHGYRSKSWEEFSRPGAPHLDFVFTVCDNAAAEVCPVWPGQPMTAHWGIPDPAAAQGSEEEIQWAFHSAFLTLDRRISLFLCLPLKSLNKLTIQREIDKIGGTTER
- a CDS encoding HAMP domain-containing protein, with product MRNRIFLKAMGAFVAVIAAATLTLDISIRHTWENAVHNDIEKLLVQNAQGFALRVQNDHQHSLQQMADEEARITETRVTIIARNGVVFADSVADSQTMENHAGRPEVVAALAGKIGSSSRVSHTVGIEFLYLAVPSGDKIVRLAYPLSSLQRQIASIRTNLLRATALALLLALVLAAVIAEVISRRLRRIVRFAGQVAAGDLSARIAVTSADEIGQVAMALDRTARRLEENFAAVRESRSELEALLNSMTDGVIAVSPDMKVRWANHAIAGILHQPVRIGVPVVELLRHPDFLATINEVLKSKRRESTIATSLSGRKSFSVTAEPLPDGGVVSVLHDISEIERVEKTRRDFIANVSHELRTPLTSIRGYSETLLESDGLLNDSARDFLQVIRRNAERMGRLTEDLLVLARVESGEEKLDLRPHSARILLAEAASSMQEDARAAQVELVIEDIPDWSVLADNYAVHQVFGNLISNALRYAQSGRKIVVGAHERESGIEFFVRDFGPGIASEHLPRIFERFYRVDKARSRESGGTGLGLAIVKHIVLNHGGSVRVESTVGHGTTFFFLLPKV